GACCGTGGGGTAGCCGACGGCCAGGATCTTCGCGTGCGGGGCGCGTTCGTGGAGCACTTCGAGCATCTCGTCGTAGTCCCCGCTCACCTTGTTGAGGCGGCCCGGGATGGCGCCCGCCAGGTCGTCCTTGCAGGGGGTGCCCACGCCGCCGCCGCCCTGGCCCAGCTCCAGGCACTTGAGGAGGATGTCGGCGAAGCCGAGGGTGTTGCCGCCCACGCCGACGGTGATCACGTCGGTGCCTTCGTGCACCGCCGCGGACTGGGGCGGCACCGGGGGGAAGGGGTAGTCGGGGTCCTCGGAGAAGGGCGGGAGGTGACGGCCGATCGGCTCCTGGGCTCGGAAGGTGATGTTCTCGATGGTGGCGGCGCCGCAGCTGACGTTGGTCAGCTCGAAAAGCCCGCCCAGCTCGCGGTCGATGACCTGCGGGTAGGACCGGTCGGTGCGCTCGCAGCCGTCGCGGGGGACTTCGAAGGTGTCGCCGGCGGCGGGGATGACCCCGGCCGTGTAGGAGTCGCCCAGGGCGACCCACTGGCGGTCCGCCGCAGCGGCGGGTTGTGCCCCGGCGAGCTGTACGGGCGCGAGGGTGGCCGCGGCGAGAGCTGCGACCGGGCCGAGCAGGGCCAGGCGAGTACGGAAGGTTGTCACGAATCCTCCAGAGATGCGGAGTTGGCCTCCTTTCGACCATAGAAGGGTCATCACTTAGAGCACTAGATCACATACGGACAGTCATCTTCACCTTGGGTGGGTGCGTCCGTGTGGGGGACGCAAGTTCGGCACGCCCACTTGACGTACTCATTCATGACCATCTCGATGCCGCGTTTGCTCTTTACGGGTTACATCCTTGACTGGCTGACCGATCCAAATGTGCAGCGAGGGTTCAGGGTGGCTGTCTCGTTCTCGATCTTCACGGAGAGGGTTTGGAGCTGCTGCCGCTGGAGTGCGTTCAAGAGCGATCTGGTGAGCGGGAGTGAGTGCTGTGCTGCTGGTCTGCGTGTGTCGTGTCGCGTACCTCGGTCGTGGGGTCGGTTTGGTGAGGAACTGACGTTCTCTCATCGAATGCGTGACCTTCTCGGGTGGTGCTCGTTTCCCCTGGCGACGGGATCTTCGGGCGGGGTCGGTTGGGGGTGGCGGGGTGGGTGGGCTGAGGAGTATCGCGGCGTCGTTCGTCGCGTCCGGTCCGTCCGGTGTGGCGATCCGGACCCGCCTCAAACTCCTGACGCCGGGCGATGAGAAGGTGCTGCGGCTGGTGGGAGCGCATCTGGGGTCGCTGGCTTCCAAGGACCTCAAGACACGATGCCGGGACGGCCTGTCGCCTTCCGGTGAGGCGTGGGCGGTGCGTAAGCGGGAGTTGACGCCGCTGTCGTCATCGCGGTGGGCGGGCAGTATCACCAAAGCCACCCATGACCAGTGGGCGCTGGCCCGGCGCTGTCAGTCGGCGCATGTTCAGAATCTGGAAGCGGGCGTCCGCACCATCGAGCGCCGCCTGTCCCTGCCGGTCGGGCAGAAGGGGAGCAAGAAGGCGCCTGGTGGTTACCGGTCCCAGCGGGAGTGGCATGCGAAGTCCCGGCGGCTGCGCGTGCTTCAGGACCGGCTGGCCGTCGCGCGGGCCGACCGCGAGGCCGGTGTCGTGCATGTCGTGCGGGGCGGGAAGCGGCTGGCCCGCGCCAGGCATCACCTGGAGGCTGCCCAGCTCACGGAACCTGAGTGGCGTGGGCGGTGGGAGGCGGAGCGCTGGTTCTGTCAGGCGGACGGGGAGTCCGGGAAGCGCTACGGCAACGAAACCATCCGTGTCAGCCCGGACGGCGAGGTGAGCATCAAACTCCCCGCGCCGTTCGCGTATTTGGCGAACGCCCCGCACGGCCGGTACGTCCTGGCGTGCCGGGTCACGTTCGCGCACCGGGGCGAGGAGTGGGCGGATCGCGTCGCGGCCAACCGGGCGATCGCCTACCGCATCCACCTCGATACGGGCCGGGACCGCTGGTACGTGACCGCGTCCTGGCAGATCCCGCCCACCCCGACCCTGCCGATGGAGGCCGCGCTCGCCCACGGCGTTATCGGCGTCGACATGAACGCCGACCACCTCGCCGCCTGGCGCCTCGACATCCACGGCAACCCCACCGGCAGCCCGCGCCGATTCTTCTACGACCTGACCGGCACCGCCGGACACCGCGACGCCCAGGTCCGCCACGCCCTCACCGGCCTCCTGCACTGGGCCCGCACCTGCGGCGTGAAGGCGATCGCGGTGGAAGACCTGGATTTCACGGCGGAGAAGACCCGAGAGAAGCACGGCCGCAGGAAACGCTTCCGCCAGCTGATCTCCGGCATGCCCACCGGCAAACTCCGTGCCCGGCTGGCCTCGATGGCCGACCAGACCGGTATCACGGTCATCGCCGTCGACCCCGCCTACACCAGCCGGTGGGGTGCCCAGCACTGGCAGAAACCCCTCACCACAATCACCGTCAAGACCACTCGCCATGATGCTGCTGCCGTGGCGATCGGAAGGCGCGCCCAGGGACACCCGATCCGGCGACGGACGACACCGCCCCCACACGACCGGAGTGATGAGCAGGGGCATCGGACCGTCCAGGCCAGACGGGACGTTCCTGGACGTGAGGAACCCCGCCCCCGCATCCCCGGACCACGGACACGATCCGTGCCGCCCGGACGCGGAGCGAACGCGGGCAACCAGAACGCCCAACACCGTCCGGGGCGTTCGACTGAGCATGAGTTTTGGCAACAGGACTCACTTCCGCTCAGTCTCTAGGAACGGTCCGCACAAGGACAGCAGGCAGTCACCGACTTCACGCGGCGGCTCCGTTGCGCGGTTCACTGTCGACCGGCCTGAAGGCCGGAATTTCTGCGAAGATCAAGGGCTGGAAGGGCTGCACGGAAAGGATTTCGAGCACATGACGTCCGGATACGGCTTTCGCCCCTTCGCTCTCGGCGTGCGGTTCATATTGGAGCTGGTGGCTCTGGTGTGCTTCGGGCTCTGGGCTTGGCACGTGTCGCCCGCCGCTCTGCGGTACGTCGCTGTGGTCGTCGTCCCGCTGGCCGTTGCCGTGCTGTGGGGGGTATTTGCCACGCCGGGTGATGCATCCCGGTCCGGAGAGACAGTGGTTGCGACCGCCGGGCCGCTGCGGCTCCTGCTGGAGCTGGCCGTCTTCTTCGGCGGCGCGGCGGCGCTTTACGCGGCTGGAGTACAGATCCCTGCGGCGGCGCTGGCCGGGGTGCTGGTGATGTACCACGTTCTGTCGTGGGACCGGGTGTTGTGGTTGCTCAAGCACTGAGACCGCGGACCGTGTCCGGCCTCGCACCGGAAGGCCCCGCGCTGCTCAGCACGCCCAGTGCATTCGCCCAGTTCACCCGGGATGCCACGCGGAGCCGGTACGGCGCCCTCTGAGACGCCAACCCGGCCCACCGCGCGAACGGTGGGCCGGGGTCGGTCACGTCAATCAGCCGGTCGTCCACCACACCGTCGTGTCCGCCGGCAGCTTCGCCTCGGCGTCC
This genomic interval from Streptomyces sp. B21-083 contains the following:
- a CDS encoding SGNH/GDSL hydrolase family protein translates to MTTFRTRLALLGPVAALAAATLAPVQLAGAQPAAAADRQWVALGDSYTAGVIPAAGDTFEVPRDGCERTDRSYPQVIDRELGGLFELTNVSCGAATIENITFRAQEPIGRHLPPFSEDPDYPFPPVPPQSAAVHEGTDVITVGVGGNTLGFADILLKCLELGQGGGGVGTPCKDDLAGAIPGRLNKVSGDYDEMLEVLHERAPHAKILAVGYPTVIPKDTSKCRYNDLEQFASITQGDLDWLRTDVLEPLNQVIEKSAGALDAARFVNLYASSHNHSVCDSGKWVEGIISPPAQMSLVHPNALGHRNAADHIEAAMLDAIGVN
- a CDS encoding YrdB family protein, which encodes MTSGYGFRPFALGVRFILELVALVCFGLWAWHVSPAALRYVAVVVVPLAVAVLWGVFATPGDASRSGETVVATAGPLRLLLELAVFFGGAAALYAAGVQIPAAALAGVLVMYHVLSWDRVLWLLKH